Proteins from a single region of Methanoculleus taiwanensis:
- a CDS encoding integrase, which produces MNKRCNFRGEACDNNFQKIRWTERELNPRPLPCQGMGAISASDAEYLSDKSADEESKAKKSKEISKPPESINSLFKRFKKEYGEYLLNVRKITEKKARWYINDMEKLPPISSVPDLVLASLRENSTKAFRNFIHFLEDLKGYDSILGIPPERWLKPAKVKQSGVVEIYVSNDEIREAYEHCPDELKTFFRLMMYSGSRGTHLIGLIKSFDIRQVIIDEEYPEVAHYPTSELAKGTKRTFHVYFPASLVSELKCYSLPYEHEDTIYKKLAHDRVNSKTIRKWHMNFMIKQRVTESIADFIQGRAAATVGSAHYLNKVQNATEEYEKLIGKFPI; this is translated from the coding sequence ATGAACAAGAGATGCAATTTCCGGGGTGAAGCCTGCGATAATAACTTTCAGAAAATAAGATGGACCGAGCGGGAATTGAACCCGCGGCCTCTTCCATGCCAAGGCATGGGGGCGATTTCAGCCTCAGATGCCGAATATCTCAGTGATAAATCTGCGGATGAAGAATCAAAGGCTAAAAAATCGAAGGAAATTTCCAAGCCCCCTGAGTCGATTAACAGCCTGTTTAAACGATTTAAGAAGGAATACGGGGAGTATCTCCTGAACGTCCGAAAGATTACTGAGAAGAAAGCCCGGTGGTACATTAATGATATGGAAAAACTGCCGCCCATATCCTCCGTTCCAGATTTGGTATTGGCGAGTTTAAGAGAAAACTCGACGAAAGCCTTTCGGAATTTCATTCACTTCCTTGAAGACCTGAAAGGGTATGACAGCATCTTGGGGATACCGCCTGAGCGATGGTTAAAACCGGCCAAAGTAAAACAGTCCGGCGTTGTGGAGATATACGTCTCCAATGACGAGATTCGAGAAGCCTATGAGCATTGTCCGGATGAACTCAAGACGTTCTTCAGGCTCATGATGTACTCGGGGAGTAGGGGCACTCACCTTATCGGTCTGATCAAGTCCTTTGATATCCGACAGGTTATCATCGATGAGGAATACCCGGAAGTGGCGCACTATCCCACGTCCGAGTTAGCCAAAGGCACGAAACGAACCTTTCACGTATACTTCCCGGCCAGCCTTGTTAGTGAGCTGAAGTGCTATTCGCTTCCCTACGAGCATGAGGATACGATATACAAGAAGCTCGCCCATGACCGCGTTAATTCTAAGACCATCCGGAAGTGGCACATGAATTTCATGATCAAGCAGAGAGTGACGGAGAGCATAGCAGACTTCATCCAGGGCAGGGCAGCCGCAACGGTCGGCAGCGCTCACTATCTGAATAAGGTTCAGAATGCAACGGAAGAGTATGAAAAACTAATCGGGAAGTTCCCGATTTAA
- a CDS encoding group I intron-associated PD-(D/E)XK endonuclease, which yields MAATKAQRTERGRKNYGRNKTRGDSGEKAVRDALKRQGYTVTQSDSGRGFADLTARKDGKMKRIQVKNITSRRFLTASAARKRVKGAPFNIKRIPKDGEVWVFDKDGRRYVFGEKRK from the coding sequence ATGGCGGCGACAAAGGCACAACGGACGGAACGCGGGCGGAAGAATTACGGGAGAAACAAAACAAGAGGCGACAGCGGGGAAAAAGCGGTGCGGGATGCGCTGAAACGGCAGGGGTATACGGTCACGCAATCCGATAGCGGGCGGGGGTTTGCGGATCTCACGGCTCGGAAGGACGGGAAGATGAAACGGATACAGGTGAAGAATATCACTTCCCGCCGGTTTCTCACGGCTTCGGCGGCTCGGAAACGGGTGAAGGGTGCTCCTTTCAACATCAAGCGGATACCGAAGGACGGCGAGGTATGGGTATTCGATAAGGACGGGCGGCGGTATGTCTTCGGCGAGAAGAGGAAGTGA
- a CDS encoding helicase HerA domain-containing protein, whose protein sequence is MSTIDVSENIHRLIAAPTGGGKSYFVGSLVEELYRNEIPFIILDTKTQNHIGLVGLKGVKRLQIKPYAEYDYTKLVKYPYILSIPTLRTKTTDLIAEYSKLIDTFYTLGRKGVIVVEEAHNYNKNPYAPSPILELVAREGRGRGLSLWFITQRIQDFPKLLWSQCYMTYLLKFTIPQDIRYVSALIPDFDKINRELRMHDVLEYDHKTSEYRIIPAGEVKRATKHYG, encoded by the coding sequence GTGAGCACCATTGACGTATCCGAGAACATTCACCGGCTCATAGCGGCTCCGACCGGCGGCGGGAAGTCGTACTTTGTGGGCTCTCTGGTTGAGGAGTTATACCGGAATGAGATACCATTTATCATTCTGGATACGAAAACGCAGAACCATATCGGGCTCGTCGGGCTCAAGGGCGTTAAACGGTTGCAGATCAAACCGTATGCCGAGTATGATTATACAAAATTAGTGAAATACCCCTATATCCTGTCAATTCCGACATTACGCACAAAAACAACGGATTTGATAGCGGAATATTCAAAACTAATAGACACTTTCTATACATTGGGGCGGAAAGGGGTGATCGTCGTTGAAGAGGCGCACAATTACAACAAGAACCCCTATGCACCGTCACCGATATTAGAGCTTGTGGCTAGAGAAGGGCGGGGTCGGGGGCTTTCACTCTGGTTTATCACGCAGCGGATACAGGACTTCCCGAAGCTTCTCTGGTCGCAATGCTACATGACCTACCTTCTCAAGTTTACCATTCCTCAGGATATCCGGTACGTATCGGCGCTCATTCCGGACTTCGACAAGATTAACCGGGAATTGAGGATGCACGACGTACTAGAGTACGACCACAAGACGAGCGAGTACCGGATCATCCCGGCGGGAGAGGTCAAGCGGGCGACGAAGCATTACGGCTAG
- a CDS encoding SRPBCC family protein — MSKAGWDESLDTLAEVLEEGEAGMAKMNITAEPGKQEIVMTRIFDAPREDVWRTVTVPELIPRWWGSRSFTTTVTVRDVRPGGIWRFVQRDADGNEYAFHGVYHEVALPERLVYTSEFEGMPGRVQLETVTFEDLNGRTKMTDRSIFQIVEDRDGMLQSGMEKEVTESMDRLAGLVEKQRAR, encoded by the coding sequence TTGAGCAAGGCCGGCTGGGACGAATCCCTCGACACGCTCGCAGAAGTCCTGGAGGAAGGAGAAGCCGGGATGGCGAAGATGAATATTACTGCCGAGCCGGGAAAGCAGGAGATCGTCATGACGCGGATCTTCGACGCACCACGGGAAGACGTTTGGAGGACGGTCACGGTTCCGGAGCTTATACCACGCTGGTGGGGGTCAAGGAGCTTCACGACCACGGTTACTGTGAGGGATGTAAGGCCCGGCGGCATCTGGCGATTCGTCCAGCGCGACGCCGACGGTAACGAGTACGCGTTCCATGGCGTATACCACGAGGTCGCGCTGCCCGAGCGGCTTGTTTATACCTCTGAGTTCGAGGGCATGCCGGGCCGTGTGCAGCTTGAGACGGTGACGTTCGAAGACCTGAATGGGAGGACGAAGATGACGGATCGATCTATCTTCCAGATAGTCGAAGACCGCGACGGGATGCTTCAATCGGGGATGGAGAAAGAGGTGACCGAATCCATGGATCGGTTGGCCGGACTGGTGGAAAAGCAGAGAGCGCGGTGA
- a CDS encoding methylated-DNA--[protein]-cysteine S-methyltransferase: MDRSRDCLPGMMPAVTTIATALGQVCLIWVHAASEPKVRRIILPGDPRSGTIVTENMPSIEKPRDKGIQVLIAGIQSFLMGNDIHLTTDLLDLDRCPSFQRRVLLAEYGIPRGYVSTYGRIARHLGNPGAARAVGNALARNPFPIVIPCHRALRANGQLGGFQSGQVVKRRLLEMEGVRFRGDGRVIMERVWY, from the coding sequence ATGGATCGATCTCGTGACTGTCTGCCCGGGATGATGCCGGCGGTCACCACTATCGCAACGGCACTGGGTCAGGTATGCCTCATCTGGGTTCACGCCGCATCGGAGCCGAAGGTGCGGAGAATTATCCTCCCCGGCGATCCGCGATCCGGTACGATAGTGACCGAAAACATGCCTTCCATCGAAAAGCCCCGTGATAAAGGCATCCAGGTGCTGATTGCCGGGATACAGTCCTTCCTCATGGGAAATGACATACACTTGACTACCGACCTGCTCGACCTTGATCGGTGCCCATCGTTCCAGCGGCGCGTACTCCTCGCCGAATACGGCATACCCCGAGGGTACGTCAGCACCTACGGACGCATCGCCCGACATCTCGGGAATCCCGGTGCCGCCCGGGCTGTCGGCAACGCGCTCGCCCGCAACCCGTTTCCCATCGTCATTCCCTGCCACCGTGCCCTGCGAGCGAACGGGCAGCTGGGGGGGTTTCAGTCAGGCCAGGTTGTGAAACGAAGGCTGCTCGAGATGGAGGGCGTCAGGTTCCGGGGGGACGGCCGGGTGATCATGGAGCGGGTGTGGTACTGA
- a CDS encoding PAS domain S-box protein, which produces MAPLTENARLFIIGTLLAVSVIATYYFHVVLGIGTVFSHFFYIPIILATLWWGRKGIIVAFFLAGLVLASHFLLRTDPGTFNDYGRALMLVMVGFVIAWLSERLKEQQKNTEKERDRAQSYLDVAAVLLVVINADQTIALVNRRGCELLGYREDELLGKNWFDVVIPERIREDTRQAFTHRLSGIASSYGSDEYVVVTRGGDERTLIWRGAILKDAGGRVTGIIGSGKDITDRIRAEEALRNSETQLRTVVESLNEGLVVADLNGNLVNWNRAALEMYELPGLGEALDNQRAFATIFELSTMDGTFLPVEEWPLSRILRGETIQDMEVLTRRIGADWQRIFNYGGTLIYDAAGDPLMAVVTFTDITERKQAEEAILAANEEANLYLDIMVHDINNANSVALGYTDLLKDELEGKNRTMAQKIRSAVSRSIQIIQNVSTIRHLRSPNPALKPVDLDAVIRAEIRQHPETTIRYRGRPLFVRADDLLPEIFTNLIGNSIKFGEPDIVITIRALEQDGGVLVSVEDTGPGIPDAIKPTLFSRFQKGKSKRSGKGLGLYIVRTLVERYGGSIRVEDRVPGKPEEGTAFRFTLQKVRPDEQRHRDEATIPD; this is translated from the coding sequence ATGGCACCACTGACCGAAAATGCCCGCTTATTTATCATCGGCACCCTGCTCGCGGTATCGGTCATTGCGACCTACTACTTCCATGTGGTTCTGGGAATAGGTACGGTATTTTCCCATTTTTTCTACATACCCATCATCCTCGCGACGCTCTGGTGGGGGAGAAAGGGGATCATTGTGGCATTTTTCCTTGCCGGGCTCGTCCTCGCAAGCCACTTCCTCCTCAGGACAGATCCGGGGACGTTCAACGACTACGGGCGTGCGCTGATGCTCGTCATGGTCGGATTCGTCATCGCCTGGCTCTCCGAGCGCCTGAAGGAGCAGCAGAAGAATACCGAGAAAGAGCGCGACCGGGCGCAGAGCTACCTGGATGTGGCCGCTGTTCTGCTCGTCGTCATCAACGCAGATCAGACCATCGCCCTCGTCAACCGTCGCGGGTGCGAACTCCTGGGGTACCGGGAAGACGAGCTCCTCGGGAAGAACTGGTTTGACGTTGTGATACCGGAGCGGATCCGGGAGGACACCCGGCAGGCATTCACGCACCGGTTATCCGGGATAGCCTCATCGTATGGGAGTGATGAGTATGTTGTCGTGACGAGGGGTGGAGATGAACGCACGCTCATCTGGAGGGGGGCCATTCTGAAGGACGCCGGCGGTCGCGTCACCGGGATCATCGGGTCGGGGAAGGACATCACCGACCGGATCCGGGCAGAGGAGGCACTCCGGAACAGCGAAACCCAACTCCGTACAGTTGTCGAGAGCCTGAACGAAGGGCTGGTCGTCGCCGACCTCAATGGCAACCTGGTCAACTGGAACCGTGCCGCTCTGGAGATGTACGAGCTGCCCGGTCTTGGGGAAGCACTGGATAACCAGCGTGCGTTCGCCACCATCTTCGAGCTCTCAACCATGGACGGCACCTTCCTCCCGGTGGAAGAGTGGCCCCTGTCACGCATCCTTCGCGGGGAGACCATCCAGGATATGGAAGTCCTTACACGGCGCATCGGAGCCGACTGGCAGCGCATATTCAACTACGGCGGTACCCTCATCTACGATGCGGCCGGCGACCCACTCATGGCAGTGGTTACGTTCACCGATATCACCGAGCGCAAACAGGCAGAAGAAGCCATCCTGGCGGCGAATGAAGAGGCGAACCTCTACCTCGACATCATGGTGCACGACATCAACAACGCCAATTCGGTAGCACTCGGCTACACCGACCTTCTCAAAGATGAACTCGAGGGGAAAAACCGGACAATGGCACAGAAGATCCGATCGGCCGTCAGCCGGAGCATCCAGATCATCCAGAACGTCTCCACGATCAGGCATCTCCGCTCCCCGAACCCCGCCTTGAAACCCGTCGACCTCGACGCGGTTATCAGGGCTGAAATACGGCAGCACCCTGAGACGACCATCAGGTATCGCGGAAGACCGCTCTTCGTCAGGGCCGACGACCTCCTCCCCGAAATCTTCACAAACCTCATCGGCAACAGCATCAAGTTCGGCGAGCCCGATATCGTGATCACAATCCGTGCCCTTGAGCAGGACGGCGGGGTGCTGGTCTCGGTCGAGGACACGGGCCCCGGTATACCCGATGCGATAAAACCCACACTATTCTCCCGGTTCCAGAAAGGAAAGAGCAAGAGGAGCGGAAAGGGTCTCGGCCTCTATATCGTGCGGACGCTCGTGGAACGCTACGGCGGAAGCATCCGGGTGGAGGACAGGGTGCCCGGAAAGCCGGAAGAGGGAACGGCATTCCGGTTCACGCTGCAGAAGGTGCGCCCGGACGAGCAGCGGCACCGGGACGAAGCGACAATCCCGGACTGA
- a CDS encoding alpha/beta fold hydrolase: protein MKHREYPLPDSTICQTASGPLEYAIVGEGPHILCFHGGPGGFDQSALTFDMFADAGFSLICISRPGYLGTPLATGRTIADQADVAAALLDALGIDRVFVMGASAGGPPTYEFALRHPERTKAIIVIDGVSRKYLMPDQAGRVEQALFLSDPGLKFELMLGDFFPRSIVAEMIKTEGRLSKEELKSRVGHIMSDEKKLDYILKLFHTLYPYSRRKEGTENDLANYSQIDALPVAKITAPALIIHGTADADVDIGDALYAADAIKGAEHFWIEKGTHFCFWASPQAEEAQQAAIDFLKRHQ from the coding sequence ATGAAACACCGAGAATATCCTCTCCCAGACAGTACAATCTGCCAAACTGCGTCTGGCCCCCTTGAATATGCAATCGTAGGGGAAGGGCCGCATATCCTGTGTTTTCATGGCGGCCCGGGAGGGTTTGACCAGAGTGCACTGACGTTCGACATGTTTGCAGATGCAGGCTTTTCACTGATCTGCATATCACGACCGGGATACCTGGGGACGCCACTTGCAACCGGAAGAACGATTGCCGATCAGGCAGATGTCGCTGCAGCTCTTCTGGACGCTCTCGGGATCGACAGGGTCTTTGTGATGGGAGCGTCTGCAGGAGGTCCTCCCACGTATGAGTTTGCACTTCGGCATCCGGAGAGGACGAAAGCGATTATCGTCATCGACGGCGTCAGCAGAAAGTACCTCATGCCCGATCAGGCGGGCAGGGTAGAGCAGGCGCTCTTCCTCTCCGATCCCGGCCTGAAGTTCGAACTGATGCTGGGAGACTTTTTCCCGAGGTCCATCGTTGCGGAGATGATCAAAACGGAAGGCAGGCTGTCCAAGGAAGAGCTGAAATCACGAGTCGGTCACATCATGAGCGATGAGAAGAAACTGGACTATATCCTGAAGCTCTTCCATACGCTGTATCCGTACAGCCGGAGAAAGGAGGGGACCGAGAACGATCTCGCGAACTACTCACAGATTGATGCACTGCCTGTCGCGAAGATCACGGCTCCCGCCCTCATCATCCATGGAACAGCAGACGCAGACGTCGACATCGGCGATGCACTCTACGCAGCGGATGCCATTAAAGGCGCAGAACATTTCTGGATCGAAAAGGGTACGCACTTCTGCTTCTGGGCATCGCCTCAGGCCGAAGAGGCGCAGCAGGCTGCGATTGATTTCCTGAAGCGGCATCAATAA
- a CDS encoding solute carrier family 23 protein, which produces MPTKPPDLIYGVDETPPTVPLLLLGLQHIFIVMSALVFPVVIIRAVGGSAEDTAFVVTMSMLAGAIGTVLQTVNRRGIGSGYLCPAVCGPSYIAASLLAVQTGGLSLLYGMTAAAGVAETIFSRFLHRLRFLFPTEVTGVVVTMVGIAVIPIAVQNLIGTGTGDPVSEPAELIVAAVTLGTMIAASVWSKGGLRLYSVLVGMVAGYIAAGITGVLGADAIAQFVEAPLFALPEIRHPGWSFDAALLLPFIIVVLSSTFKTIGDLITCQKINDADWKRPDMQNISGGILADGLSAVVAGLLGGMGQATSSSNVGLSIGTGAASRAIAYVVAAILLVLVFVPKLAAAFVIMPAPVMGSVVIYAVTFIIVTGLRIITSRMMDARKTFVVGLSFIFGLAAGMIPGFADGMHPLVQPVFVSALSVATVTALVVNLVFRIGIAERQSLTLESGTGFPDAIFSFFERVGGAWGARPEVIRRAESAVNELMELVTITGAADGPVQVDVKFTEEALTIVARYRGRALDLEPGRLPADLLADGGDFSRLPVLLIRQYADTVRTDERDGECRVRLQFEH; this is translated from the coding sequence ATGCCGACAAAGCCGCCCGACCTGATCTACGGTGTGGACGAGACACCGCCGACCGTCCCCCTGCTCCTCCTCGGGCTGCAGCATATCTTCATCGTTATGAGCGCACTCGTCTTCCCGGTCGTCATCATCCGGGCGGTCGGGGGGAGCGCCGAAGACACGGCGTTCGTCGTCACCATGTCGATGCTCGCGGGCGCTATCGGAACGGTGCTGCAGACGGTGAACCGAAGAGGGATCGGGTCGGGGTACCTCTGCCCGGCGGTCTGCGGCCCGTCCTATATCGCCGCATCGCTCCTCGCGGTGCAGACCGGCGGCCTCTCCCTGCTCTACGGCATGACGGCCGCCGCCGGTGTTGCCGAAACCATCTTCTCGCGGTTCCTCCACCGCCTTCGGTTTCTCTTCCCGACCGAGGTCACCGGGGTGGTCGTCACGATGGTCGGGATAGCGGTCATCCCGATAGCCGTCCAGAATCTCATCGGCACCGGAACCGGCGATCCCGTCAGCGAACCGGCGGAACTTATCGTCGCGGCCGTCACTCTCGGCACGATGATCGCCGCCAGCGTCTGGAGCAAGGGAGGGCTCCGACTCTACTCCGTCCTCGTCGGGATGGTGGCCGGGTACATCGCCGCCGGGATAACGGGCGTCCTCGGGGCAGACGCGATCGCCCAATTCGTTGAGGCGCCGCTCTTTGCACTCCCCGAGATCCGCCACCCCGGATGGTCGTTCGATGCGGCACTCCTCCTCCCGTTCATCATCGTCGTGCTCTCCTCCACGTTCAAGACCATCGGCGACCTGATCACCTGCCAGAAGATCAACGACGCCGACTGGAAACGGCCGGATATGCAGAACATCAGCGGCGGCATCCTTGCAGACGGCCTCTCCGCCGTCGTCGCGGGCCTCCTCGGCGGGATGGGGCAGGCGACCTCCTCGAGCAACGTCGGGCTTTCCATCGGAACGGGAGCCGCAAGCAGGGCGATTGCGTACGTCGTTGCAGCGATACTGCTCGTCCTCGTCTTCGTCCCGAAACTGGCCGCGGCCTTCGTCATCATGCCTGCGCCGGTGATGGGGTCGGTCGTTATCTACGCCGTCACCTTCATCATCGTCACGGGGCTGCGGATCATCACCTCACGGATGATGGACGCCCGCAAGACCTTCGTCGTCGGGCTCTCGTTCATCTTCGGCCTTGCGGCGGGGATGATCCCGGGCTTCGCCGACGGCATGCACCCGCTCGTCCAGCCCGTTTTCGTCTCCGCGCTCTCCGTCGCGACCGTGACGGCACTCGTCGTCAACCTTGTCTTTCGGATCGGAATAGCAGAGCGCCAGTCGCTGACGCTCGAGTCCGGGACCGGGTTTCCGGACGCGATCTTCTCGTTCTTCGAGCGGGTCGGAGGCGCCTGGGGTGCCCGGCCCGAGGTGATCCGCCGGGCGGAATCTGCAGTGAACGAGCTGATGGAACTCGTCACCATCACCGGTGCCGCGGACGGCCCGGTGCAGGTAGATGTGAAGTTCACCGAAGAGGCGCTCACTATCGTTGCCCGCTACCGGGGCAGAGCGCTCGACCTCGAACCCGGCCGACTGCCAGCCGACCTGCTTGCCGACGGGGGAGACTTCTCCCGCCTCCCCGTGCTTCTGATCCGGCAGTATGCCGATACCGTCCGCACGGATGAGCGGGACGGAGAGTGCCGGGTCAGGCTGCAGTTCGAGCACTGA